DNA from Denticeps clupeoides chromosome 7, fDenClu1.1, whole genome shotgun sequence:
CACCTGTGGTAAGAGCAAATACGTTTACATAAAATCCATGTTTGCTGGCTCATTTCACCTCCTTTTGATGTCCATGAACCCCTATATGTGCCCACTTTAGCTCATTCTCAGTATATATATCGGTATATTTATTTGAAGATCATGTAGCGCGGAAATAGAAAGGCCGTCTAAATCTGGCTTTTTGCAAAAAGGAGTTGGCTGCCGAAACTGTTCATAGCTTTAATCACTAGATCACTAGACTTGACCCACAAAAGACTTATAATCGTCAGTGGCAAAAAACCTCAACTAAATAAAGACCCTGTTTACAATAGATAACAGAGAGTTGGTTTAAATAAGTTTGAACCAAAAAGTTGCCTCTTTTCTTCATCTTATTAATGCATAACACTTTTATCAGTGCAGTCATGATCAAGTAAAAGGAGCAGACGACATTCCTGGCTCAGAAGAGTTAAGATACTACAGTAAATAAACAGAGCACATATGCATGACTTTTGAGTCACCCCTGTTTAAAATGGAACTTTTGAGATGTTCACGATTAATCTGGGGGCGACATACAGTCAGTCCCCCCTTGGACtgaccccctggagacacagtcctccctgaagacactcagggttaagggacgtgatggtagtaagtggggttcgaaccgggGTCTTTTGgtttaggctactaccaccctaactctgcacattttcctgttttctgCAAATGTATGAATACACATGTAATAAGAAAAAATGCATAGTATATTGGTTTAGTGCACTTTCGGAACAATTACTATTAAAAtatgaaggtggtagtagtctagtgggcaacacactcgccttagaaccagaagaaccaggttcaaatcccacttactaccattgtgtccctcagcaagacacttaaccccgagtgtctcccggggggactgtccctgtacctactgattataagtcgctctggataagggcgtctgaaaaattctgtaaatgtaaaatgtaaataacccCTACGATTTCCGACGAAGGGGTTCAGAAATGGCCAATCATGGCGGCATATGGAGCTTTAGTAATAGAATAGTTTTGCCCCAATAGCGGCAGAGGACATTGGCTGCACCAGGAAGTGAAGGTCAGCTTCCGGCCAATGATCCCGGCACCGTCATCCAATCCGGAGAGGGATTCTAGCCATGCGGCGTCCGTAAAACTGCGCCGACCAACCGGGTGTCTCGTTGTGCCGACCAGCGCCGTGCTATTGGCTCCAGCCGCGGGCCCAGCTCGGCGCTGAGCCAATCGCGTCGCGGGGACTCTCGCCTCCGCCCAATGGCCGTCGAGGACGTGGTTCCCCCGCTTATAAATGGCAAGGTGACAGTTTCCTCCGTACACTTACCCGCTGGAGGCTGCGCGGTTCCCGGGCCTGCGTGTACTGTACCGCTAGGTGGGCTGAGTGCTTCTTCTCGTTCGTGGTTTCAGCGGGTTTCAGTCTATTTGGCTGTCGAGCGCCGTGCGTGTCGTGGTCGCGTTTCTCCGAAGCCGGTCAGCGTAGCGGGCGAGAAGCGGACGGGCGTTCCGTGGGTGTCACGGTCAATGCCATtttggaatgaatgaatgaatgaatgaatgaatcgtTCCGCGGGGTCCGGCTCAACCTGCAACATGTCCCGCGATCACGGGCCACGTGGCTGGACCGGACTGCGGGAGCcactcatttttttatataagggTACCGGTTCTGCAAAATGTCTGACTTGGGGCCTAGTGGTCGTAGCGCCGCTGCTAGTGCAGCGAATTCGGGCCACATGCTGCAGACCAGCCGTGGGATATACTCTGTTTTATACAcgcgtgtatatatatatatattttttttaaaccggcCTTCACAGGTGGGCCGCCGTCCTTGCCGTTCGCGGTCCACTCATTGGATTATTGATGACCTTCATGTCGCCGGCAGCGTAAGGGCCCGAACCACGAATTCGCCCGTGAGATTTAGAAAGTCGTTCGGTCCCGTTCGCTTCGTTACGTCCCGTCCTTTTTTGAAGTTTGATTTCTTTTTATCGGTTCGCGGGTGGCCGCTGCCATGCCGGTGGTGTCACCTGTTCAGAAGGTTGTACAAATGGCGACTCCCATGATTGGGCGGCGGGGGGGACTATAACGGTCCTGGTTAGATGTTCATCTAAATACTTGGGCACATCGCATTAGACTGGATTTTAGCATTGTGCATATTTGCATGGTTCTTTTACttactcccccccccctcatctCTTTTTGCCTGTATTGTGCCAGAACGTCAGTTTTAGTTAATTTCTTAATCACTCTGAATCTGGCATAGCAGACGAAGTGGCTTGTAAGTGCCTAAACGTTGTTTTTCCTCCCCAGACGTCAAAGATGTACGCCTGTGCTAAGTTTGTCACCTCACCTGCTGTGGTAAGAatttttatcccccccccccccccccccccatcagtgGCAAATGGTCAGAAATAAAGTAGAATAGCTAGATATTTCATACTGAATTACTCATGCATGAACAaatttttagttattttggTAAGGATTATATTCTTTTCCCTGTATGAATTTTGAACCTTTTTGTTCTGTGCGTACCcagatgtatttgtttttagttTGTATTAGGTGGtcagtttttatttgtgtttgttgcaGCTGCGCAGTGGGTCCAGAGTCCTGGCCCGGCCCGTGTCAGTGTCCATCTTCGGCAGACCTGAAGCCAGAAGTGAGCAGGTAACCTTGCCAGATTAATATGCTTAAACTGTTCTGTCTGGAATAGATCTGCCTCCTGTTGCTCTGTGACTGCTTATGTTAATTCTCACACACATGTAGGCCCTGTTGCCCGTAAGTGAGACCTCGGTCCTCAGTGTGACACGGGGGTTCCAGACCAGCGCTGTGTCTCGAGATATCGACACTGCAGCCAAATTCATTGGTGCTGGTGCTGCAACAGTCGGAGTGGCAGGATCAGGAGCTGGAATTGGAACAGTTTTTGGCAGCCTCATCATTGGTTATGCCAGGTATTTTGCTTATGGATTCTTCCTTCACACATCTGACCATTTGAATATATAATGGAATGGAGCATAGTGCctatttcagttcagttttggaTCAAAAAGCACATTACCTGAGTACACTAGTCCAGTTCTTGATCAATAGTGGAAATATGATTGGAATTGTGTGAAAAGGCACATGgctgtagcctagtgggcaagagCCTCCCCTATGacgcagaagaccacaaagtcccgcCATATGTCCATGAGTTGCTTtcggggacactgtccctgtaatttaCTAACTGTACGTCACTGTACGACACccggataagggtgtctgctaaatgctgtaaaaataggccttttttcattttgaaatactTAAACCAGTAGCTAATTTCATAATATTCATGCAGTTAAATTACCCAGAATTCATGACTTTGCAATTCCTGACTTCTGTTTTCACTTTTCAGGAACCCCTCCTTGAAGCAGCAGCTCTTCTCTTATGCCATTTTGGGCTTTGCTCTGTCTGAAGCCATGGGGCTCTTCTGTCTCATGGTGGCTTTCCTTATCCTGTTCGCCATGTAATTTAGACACGACCCTTCTCCCCAAGTCCGCTATCCTCTGCCCAGAAATTGGAACTCTGATGTGCAGCTCGAGGCCGTGGCATCGCCATTCCAATAATACtactttttatgttttcagttctttttcccctccccctACCTCTGAGTTTTATGTAAAATCTTACTTTGGTCTGGATGGTCCGTCTAAATAAATGGTTGGGATAacctttagtgtgtgtgttctgtaagaTGAGATGGGGTCTATCCTTGCACTCTGCTAAATTCTTTCACTAAATCTGTAAATCAGTTGGTTAGCATTAATCAAAAATGCAGTGACTGGCTGGAGGTCCTGCTGTAGTAATGTTTGGAGTGAGCATTAAAGGATGCACAATCTTAGCTGAGATCCCCCAAATGTGaagatttctttatttctggctgcccaaaatgtatgatttaatgcactctttttttttttttttttttttttttttttttttttttttaaattgcttatTTACTTTCTGTTTAAATCATAATTGCATGGGCACTTCAATCTAAAGCAGTATTGATCAGATGCAGGAAGTACACAGTACTTATGCAGTATGTAAAGGACTTTTTCTCCTCccttttagggtttttttttttttttttttttttttcccccatccaACAAATGAACTGGTCTGTAAATATAGGAGGCTGTGAGTTAATGACCAGGAAGTTGTAATCTTGCATCAAACATGAAACCTCAAGTGGTGGATTACACTGAacccttggttctcaaactgtgctAATTGGGCACCTGCTGGTGGTATATCAGAAATTATTATTGAAGTTACTATTATAGATTATTTTCCacggtttaaatgcagtgtactTATTATCTTCAAAATGCTCTGTTGACTGTAGATATTTTCACTTGCTGA
Protein-coding regions in this window:
- the LOC114793437 gene encoding ATP synthase F(0) complex subunit C2, mitochondrial-like, which codes for MYACAKFVTSPAVLRSGSRVLARPVSVSIFGRPEARSEQALLPVSETSVLSVTRGFQTSAVSRDIDTAAKFIGAGAATVGVAGSGAGIGTVFGSLIIGYARNPSLKQQLFSYAILGFALSEAMGLFCLMVAFLILFAM